The following are from one region of the Carassius auratus strain Wakin unplaced genomic scaffold, ASM336829v1 scaf_tig00003761, whole genome shotgun sequence genome:
- the LOC113070306 gene encoding uncharacterized protein LOC113070306 isoform X2, with translation MPIDMSNLRLVLLGKSVSENSQVGNFILGRAVFDSESPSDDLVPYSDRVRGKHVTVVNSPLLLNPDLSLRHITQAVKECLSLSAPGPHVIILVLKPDECSREEKVCIEILLSCFSDSVFQHTLVLTTQEPELTEPTEVNDVIKEIIKKCCNRHSRLERNGTPANLIATVKEIVQENDGCYMNCNKCEDFTTDDTEGAFTSIPPARRGDNKTRTPPEVSDLRIVLLGKSVSENSQVGNLILGRAVFDSESPSDDLVPYSDRVRGKHVTVINTPLLLNPDLSLRHITQAVKECLSLSAPGPHVIILVLKPDECSREEKACIEILLSCFSDSVFEHTLVLTTQEPELAEPTEVNDVIKEIIKKCCNRHSRLERNGTPANLIATVKEIVQENDGCYMNCNKCEDFTTDATEGAAQMETGQEKSIRHSQSAVNENPKMSRETTISENMETDLSNAKSLSVAQIIKDSQSRKIEDGSNENLPMFKLHLDETWQNSDGFCRRNTFGKTIPKENKTIMMIGATGAGKTTLINSMINYILGVQWEDDFRFVLIDEGKQKSQAESQTSQITAYQINHMDGFRVPFSLTIVDTPGFGDTRGIAHDQKITAQIQEFFSASGGIDHIDAVCFVVQSSLARLTHTQKYVFDSILSIFGKDIAENILVLVTFADGKTPPVLEAIKVSQVPCSTDESGEPLHFKFNNSAMFATNNKSGGAKESVWENFDQMFWSLGFSSMTKFFTSLNMMQTKSLFLTQEVLKERRQLEVLVERLQPQINAGLTKLNEIRKTYAALEQHKAEMVANKDFEYEIEVTVPKQIKNTSSSFLTNCQTCHFTCHDKCIYANDYDKDKCSAMKNGKCNVCPGKCVWNVHFNQKYKWDYITQKRKETYQDLKKRYEAAHGQVMSTEKIFEELENELDVVKDTVAGLIKHSQMSLERLQEIAIKPNPLSVPDYIDLMIESEKQEAKPGFKDRIKSLSEVRKKADIISKVSTGEVLPQHWKEHKRTGKKKTFIDVTGWFNFGFWKK, from the exons ATGCCTATTGACA tgagTAATTTGAGGCTTGTTCTTCTGGGTAAGAGTGTGTCAGAGAACAGCCAAGTGGGAAACTTCATCTTAGGAAGAGCAGTGTTTGACAGTGAATCTCCTTCAGATGATTTAGTGCCGTACAGTGACAGAGTCCGAGGAAAACATGTGACTGTCGTCAACAGTCCTCTCCTGCTCAACCCAGATCTGTCCCTACGTCACATCACACAGGCAGTGAAGGAGTGTTTGTCTCTGTCTGCTCCAGGACCTCACGTGATCATTCTGGTCCTCAAACCTGACGAGTGTTCAAGAGAAGAGAAAGTGTGCATCGAGATCCTGCTCAGCTGTTTCTCTGACAGTGTGTTTCAGCACACCCTGGTGCTCACGACACAAGAGCCAGAACTCACTGAGCCAACTGAAGTCAATGATGTCATAaaggaaatcattaaaaaatgttgtaACAGACACAGCAGATTGGAGAGAAACGGCACTCCTGCCAACCTTATAGCCACAGTGAAGGAAATAGTTCAGGAGAATGATGGATGTTACATGAATTGTAACAAATGTGAGGACTTCACTACAGACGACACAGAAGGAG CATTTACCAGTATTCCTCCTGCCAGGAGAGGAGACAACAAAACCAGAACGCCTCCTGAGG tgagTGATTTGAGGATTGTTCTTCTGGGTAAGAGTGTGTCAGAGAACAGCCAAGTGGGAAACCTCATCTTAGGAAGAGCGGTGTTTGACAGTGAATCTCCTTCAGATGATTTAGTGCCGTACAGTGACAGAGTCCGAGGAAAACATGTGACTGTCATCAACACTCCTCTCCTGCTCAACCCAGATCTGTCCCTACGTCACATCACACAGGCAGTGAAGGAGTGTTTGTCTCTGTCTGCTCCAGGACCTCACGTGATCATTCTGGTCCTCAAACCTGACGAGTGTTCAAGAGAAGAGAAAGCGTGCATCGAGATCCTGCTCAGCTGTTTCTCTGACAGTGTGTTTGAGCACACCCTGGTGCTCACGACACAAGAGCCAGAACTCGCTGAGCCAACTGAAGTCAATGATGTCATAaaggaaatcattaaaaaatgttgtaACAGACACAGCAGATTGGAGAGAAACGGCACTCCTGCCAACCTTATAGCCACAGTGAAGGAAATAGTTCAGGAGAATGATGGATGTTACATGAATTGTAACAAATGTGAGGACTTCACTACAGACGCCACAGAAGGAG cGGCACAGATGGAAACAGGTCAGGAAAAATCAATTAGACACAGTCAGTCTGCTGTTAATGAGAATCCTAAAATGTCAAGAGAAACCACAATCAGCGAAAACATGGAAACAGATCTCAGCAATGCAAAGAGCTTAAGTGTTGCACAAATTATAAAGGACAGCCAGAGCAGAAAAATAGAAGATGGAAGCAATGAAAACCTACCAATGTTTAAACTCCACCTGGATGAAACTTGGCAGAACAGTGATGGATTCTGCAGAAGAAACACATTTGGGAAAACCATCCCAAAAGAGAACAAGACCATTATGATGATCGGAGCGACAGGTGCAGGAAAAACCACTCTAATTAACAGCATGATCAACTACATCCTGGGAGTGCAGTGGGAAGACGACTTCCGGTTTGTGCTTATAGATGAAGGGAAGCAGAAATCTCAGGCTGAAAGTCAAACATCACAGATCACAGCATATCAGATTAATCACATGGATGGCTTCCGGGTCCCATTCTCTCTGACAATAGTGGACACACCAGGCTTTGGTGACACCAGAGGAATTGCACATGACCAGAAAATCACAGCACAGATTCAGGAGTTCTTCTCTGCCAGTGGAGGGATCGACCACattgatgctgtgtgtttcgtaGTACAGTCTTCACTTGCtcgtctgacacacacacagaaatatgtCTTCGACTCCATTCTTTCTATATTTGGGAAGGATATTGCTGAAAACATCCTTGTGCTGGTCACCTTTGCAGATGGGAAGACACCTCCAGTTCTCGAGGCCATCAAAGTCTCTCAGGTTCCCTGTTCTACCGATGAGTCCGGAGAGCCACTTCACTTCAAGTTCAACAACTCTGCCATGTTTGCTACCAATAATAAATCTGGAGGAGCTAAGGAGTCTGTTTGGGAGAACTTTGATCAAATGTTCTGGAGTCTGGGATTTTCTAGCATGACAAAGTTCTTCACATCTCTTAACATGATGCAAACTAAGAGTTTGTTTCTGACACAGGAGGTCTTAAAAGAGCGACGACAGCTAGAAGTGCTTGTGGAACGTCTCCAGCCCCAGATCAATGCTGGTCTGACAAAACTGAATGAAATCAGGAAGACATATGCTGCTCTGGAGCAGCACAAGGCTGAAATGGTTGCAAACAAGGATTTTGAATACGAGATTGAAGTAACTGTCCCAAAACAGATAAAAAACACATCTAGCTCCTTCTTAACCAACTGTCAAACTTGTCACTTCACATGTCATGACAAATGCATATATGCAAATGACTATGATAAAGATAAGTGCTCTGCCATGAAAAATGGAAAGTGTAATGTCTGCCCTGGAAAGTGTGTCTGGAATGTGCACTTCAATCAGAAATACAAATGGGATTATAtcacacaaaaaagaaaggaaaCCTATCAGGATTTAAAAAAGCGATATGAGGCTGCACATGGACAGGTCATGTCAACAGAAAAGATCTTTGAAGAGCTTGAAAATGAGCTTGATGTTGTCAAGGATACTGTGGCTGGACTAATTAAACACTCTCAAATGTCCTTGGAGCGGCTGCAGGAAATTGCCATCAAGCCCAACCCTCTTTCTGTCCCTGACTACATTGATCTGATGATTGAGTCTGAAAAACAAGAAGCCAAACCTGGATTTAAAGATCGCATTAAGTCTTTATCAGAAGTCAGGAAGAAAGCAGACATCATCAGTAAGGTTTCAACAGGAGAAGTGCTTCCACAGCATTGGAAAGAACACAAAcgtacaggaaaaaaaaaaactttcattgaTGTAACAGGCTGGTTCAATTTTGGATTTTGGAAAAAGTAG
- the LOC113070306 gene encoding uncharacterized protein LOC113070306 isoform X1: MPIDMSNLRLVLLGKSVSENSQVGNFILGRAVFDSESPSDDLVPYSDRVRGKHVTVVNSPLLLNPDLSLRHITQAVKECLSLSAPGPHVIILVLKPDECSREEKVCIEILLSCFSDSVFQHTLVLTTQEPELTEPTEVNDVIKEIIKKCCNRHSRLERNGTPANLIATVKEIVQENDGCYMNCNKCEDFTTDDTEGAAFTSIPPARRGDNKTRTPPEVSDLRIVLLGKSVSENSQVGNLILGRAVFDSESPSDDLVPYSDRVRGKHVTVINTPLLLNPDLSLRHITQAVKECLSLSAPGPHVIILVLKPDECSREEKACIEILLSCFSDSVFEHTLVLTTQEPELAEPTEVNDVIKEIIKKCCNRHSRLERNGTPANLIATVKEIVQENDGCYMNCNKCEDFTTDATEGAAQMETGQEKSIRHSQSAVNENPKMSRETTISENMETDLSNAKSLSVAQIIKDSQSRKIEDGSNENLPMFKLHLDETWQNSDGFCRRNTFGKTIPKENKTIMMIGATGAGKTTLINSMINYILGVQWEDDFRFVLIDEGKQKSQAESQTSQITAYQINHMDGFRVPFSLTIVDTPGFGDTRGIAHDQKITAQIQEFFSASGGIDHIDAVCFVVQSSLARLTHTQKYVFDSILSIFGKDIAENILVLVTFADGKTPPVLEAIKVSQVPCSTDESGEPLHFKFNNSAMFATNNKSGGAKESVWENFDQMFWSLGFSSMTKFFTSLNMMQTKSLFLTQEVLKERRQLEVLVERLQPQINAGLTKLNEIRKTYAALEQHKAEMVANKDFEYEIEVTVPKQIKNTSSSFLTNCQTCHFTCHDKCIYANDYDKDKCSAMKNGKCNVCPGKCVWNVHFNQKYKWDYITQKRKETYQDLKKRYEAAHGQVMSTEKIFEELENELDVVKDTVAGLIKHSQMSLERLQEIAIKPNPLSVPDYIDLMIESEKQEAKPGFKDRIKSLSEVRKKADIISKVSTGEVLPQHWKEHKRTGKKKTFIDVTGWFNFGFWKK; encoded by the exons ATGCCTATTGACA tgagTAATTTGAGGCTTGTTCTTCTGGGTAAGAGTGTGTCAGAGAACAGCCAAGTGGGAAACTTCATCTTAGGAAGAGCAGTGTTTGACAGTGAATCTCCTTCAGATGATTTAGTGCCGTACAGTGACAGAGTCCGAGGAAAACATGTGACTGTCGTCAACAGTCCTCTCCTGCTCAACCCAGATCTGTCCCTACGTCACATCACACAGGCAGTGAAGGAGTGTTTGTCTCTGTCTGCTCCAGGACCTCACGTGATCATTCTGGTCCTCAAACCTGACGAGTGTTCAAGAGAAGAGAAAGTGTGCATCGAGATCCTGCTCAGCTGTTTCTCTGACAGTGTGTTTCAGCACACCCTGGTGCTCACGACACAAGAGCCAGAACTCACTGAGCCAACTGAAGTCAATGATGTCATAaaggaaatcattaaaaaatgttgtaACAGACACAGCAGATTGGAGAGAAACGGCACTCCTGCCAACCTTATAGCCACAGTGAAGGAAATAGTTCAGGAGAATGATGGATGTTACATGAATTGTAACAAATGTGAGGACTTCACTACAGACGACACAGAAGGAG caGCATTTACCAGTATTCCTCCTGCCAGGAGAGGAGACAACAAAACCAGAACGCCTCCTGAGG tgagTGATTTGAGGATTGTTCTTCTGGGTAAGAGTGTGTCAGAGAACAGCCAAGTGGGAAACCTCATCTTAGGAAGAGCGGTGTTTGACAGTGAATCTCCTTCAGATGATTTAGTGCCGTACAGTGACAGAGTCCGAGGAAAACATGTGACTGTCATCAACACTCCTCTCCTGCTCAACCCAGATCTGTCCCTACGTCACATCACACAGGCAGTGAAGGAGTGTTTGTCTCTGTCTGCTCCAGGACCTCACGTGATCATTCTGGTCCTCAAACCTGACGAGTGTTCAAGAGAAGAGAAAGCGTGCATCGAGATCCTGCTCAGCTGTTTCTCTGACAGTGTGTTTGAGCACACCCTGGTGCTCACGACACAAGAGCCAGAACTCGCTGAGCCAACTGAAGTCAATGATGTCATAaaggaaatcattaaaaaatgttgtaACAGACACAGCAGATTGGAGAGAAACGGCACTCCTGCCAACCTTATAGCCACAGTGAAGGAAATAGTTCAGGAGAATGATGGATGTTACATGAATTGTAACAAATGTGAGGACTTCACTACAGACGCCACAGAAGGAG cGGCACAGATGGAAACAGGTCAGGAAAAATCAATTAGACACAGTCAGTCTGCTGTTAATGAGAATCCTAAAATGTCAAGAGAAACCACAATCAGCGAAAACATGGAAACAGATCTCAGCAATGCAAAGAGCTTAAGTGTTGCACAAATTATAAAGGACAGCCAGAGCAGAAAAATAGAAGATGGAAGCAATGAAAACCTACCAATGTTTAAACTCCACCTGGATGAAACTTGGCAGAACAGTGATGGATTCTGCAGAAGAAACACATTTGGGAAAACCATCCCAAAAGAGAACAAGACCATTATGATGATCGGAGCGACAGGTGCAGGAAAAACCACTCTAATTAACAGCATGATCAACTACATCCTGGGAGTGCAGTGGGAAGACGACTTCCGGTTTGTGCTTATAGATGAAGGGAAGCAGAAATCTCAGGCTGAAAGTCAAACATCACAGATCACAGCATATCAGATTAATCACATGGATGGCTTCCGGGTCCCATTCTCTCTGACAATAGTGGACACACCAGGCTTTGGTGACACCAGAGGAATTGCACATGACCAGAAAATCACAGCACAGATTCAGGAGTTCTTCTCTGCCAGTGGAGGGATCGACCACattgatgctgtgtgtttcgtaGTACAGTCTTCACTTGCtcgtctgacacacacacagaaatatgtCTTCGACTCCATTCTTTCTATATTTGGGAAGGATATTGCTGAAAACATCCTTGTGCTGGTCACCTTTGCAGATGGGAAGACACCTCCAGTTCTCGAGGCCATCAAAGTCTCTCAGGTTCCCTGTTCTACCGATGAGTCCGGAGAGCCACTTCACTTCAAGTTCAACAACTCTGCCATGTTTGCTACCAATAATAAATCTGGAGGAGCTAAGGAGTCTGTTTGGGAGAACTTTGATCAAATGTTCTGGAGTCTGGGATTTTCTAGCATGACAAAGTTCTTCACATCTCTTAACATGATGCAAACTAAGAGTTTGTTTCTGACACAGGAGGTCTTAAAAGAGCGACGACAGCTAGAAGTGCTTGTGGAACGTCTCCAGCCCCAGATCAATGCTGGTCTGACAAAACTGAATGAAATCAGGAAGACATATGCTGCTCTGGAGCAGCACAAGGCTGAAATGGTTGCAAACAAGGATTTTGAATACGAGATTGAAGTAACTGTCCCAAAACAGATAAAAAACACATCTAGCTCCTTCTTAACCAACTGTCAAACTTGTCACTTCACATGTCATGACAAATGCATATATGCAAATGACTATGATAAAGATAAGTGCTCTGCCATGAAAAATGGAAAGTGTAATGTCTGCCCTGGAAAGTGTGTCTGGAATGTGCACTTCAATCAGAAATACAAATGGGATTATAtcacacaaaaaagaaaggaaaCCTATCAGGATTTAAAAAAGCGATATGAGGCTGCACATGGACAGGTCATGTCAACAGAAAAGATCTTTGAAGAGCTTGAAAATGAGCTTGATGTTGTCAAGGATACTGTGGCTGGACTAATTAAACACTCTCAAATGTCCTTGGAGCGGCTGCAGGAAATTGCCATCAAGCCCAACCCTCTTTCTGTCCCTGACTACATTGATCTGATGATTGAGTCTGAAAAACAAGAAGCCAAACCTGGATTTAAAGATCGCATTAAGTCTTTATCAGAAGTCAGGAAGAAAGCAGACATCATCAGTAAGGTTTCAACAGGAGAAGTGCTTCCACAGCATTGGAAAGAACACAAAcgtacaggaaaaaaaaaaactttcattgaTGTAACAGGCTGGTTCAATTTTGGATTTTGGAAAAAGTAG